The Terriglobales bacterium genomic interval AGCGTTTCGACCACGGCTGCGTTCAGGTCGCGGCGGGCCAAGAGACCCAAGGTCAGATCTTCGTTCATGCCGGGGTGAGCGGCGGCCTCGCGCAGGACGTCGGTGGACTGGCTTTGCAAGAGGGTCTCGAGGCGAGCCAGCTCGGCGGGCGCCACCCTGGCCACCCGTGGAGCGGTTCCGGGACCGGACTTGGGATGCTCGCGCATGTCAGCCGAAGATGCTGGAAGGGCGGGAGGCACGGCGGGCCAGGGCAAGCGCGCCTTCAACCGGTTCCCGCTCGCACAGGGAGACGCGTACGTGGGGCCGGCGGCTGCGAACCACGTCGGTGAAGGCCTCGCGAACCAGGGCGGAATTGCGAAAGACGCCGCCGCACATGGCCACTTCGACGGAAGCCTTTTCGGAAGGCCAAAGGCGGCGGAGGACGATGTGGCAGATCTCGGCCAGTTCGCCGGCGGCGCGCAGCAGGATGCCGCGGGCCAGATCGTCGCCCTTGGCGGCGTGCTCGGCGACATGAGGGAAGAGGGCGGCGAAATCGGGCGGGGGCTGGGAGCCGACGAAACGAATGACGTCCTCGTAGGTCCCCAGGTGCCAGGTGTTCATGATGGCGGGCAGGAAGCTGGTGCTCTCGCCGGCGTCGTGGGCCCGCAGAGCCAGGGCGACGGCCGCGCGCCCGATCCATTCCCCGGAACCCTCGTCGGAAACCACCGGTCCCCAGCCGCCGGCACGGACCGTCTGGCCGCGCTCATTGCGGCCGTAGGCGATGGAGCCGGTGCCGGCGATGACGATGGCGCCGGAATCCCGGGGAAACGCGGCTTCGAGAGCGATGGCGACGTCGGTGGCGATCTCCACTTCCCCGCCGACGAGGGAGGCGAGGAGGCGGCGGGCGTCTTCGGCATTCCTGGGATCGGCCGCGCCCGATAAGCCGTAACAGGTGCGAGCGAGTTGCGAGGGAGCGATGCCGGCGCCGGAGCAAGCCTGCTCGATGGCGGCACGCAGGTTCTGGCGGGCGTCGTCCTCGCTGACCCGGGAGCGCTTGGCGGTGCCGGAGAGTCCGCGCCCGAGCGCCCGATACTCGTCGG includes:
- a CDS encoding BadF/BadG/BcrA/BcrD ATPase family protein; translation: MAYFLGIDGGGTKTECVVADEYRALGRGLSGTAKRSRVSEDDARQNLRAAIEQACSGAGIAPSQLARTCYGLSGAADPRNAEDARRLLASLVGGEVEIATDVAIALEAAFPRDSGAIVIAGTGSIAYGRNERGQTVRAGGWGPVVSDEGSGEWIGRAAVALALRAHDAGESTSFLPAIMNTWHLGTYEDVIRFVGSQPPPDFAALFPHVAEHAAKGDDLARGILLRAAGELAEICHIVLRRLWPSEKASVEVAMCGGVFRNSALVREAFTDVVRSRRPHVRVSLCEREPVEGALALARRASRPSSIFG